One segment of Yersinia kristensenii DNA contains the following:
- the fghA gene encoding S-formylglutathione hydrolase — protein sequence MNTSLELLEEHRMFGGWQQRYRHAASSLNCNMTFSIYLPPPRDDNPPPVLYWLSGLTCNDENFTLKAGAQRIAAELGLVLVMPDTSPRGDDVPNDDGYDLGQGAGFYLNATQAPWSEHFHMYDYISQELPALIGQHFSVSARQSICGHSMGGHGALMLALRNPQQYQSASAFAPIVNPCQVPWGRKAFSTYLGADESQWLQYDSCHLLTHAKNQLPMLVDQGDGDQFLADQLQPAKLAELARQRDWPLTLRIQPGYDHSYFTIATFIEDHLRFHAEYLHR from the coding sequence ATGAATACGTCACTTGAACTTCTCGAAGAGCACCGGATGTTTGGCGGATGGCAACAGCGCTATCGCCACGCCGCCAGCAGCCTGAATTGCAATATGACTTTCAGTATCTATCTGCCGCCACCACGGGATGATAACCCGCCGCCAGTGCTTTACTGGTTATCAGGGCTAACCTGTAATGATGAAAACTTTACTCTAAAAGCAGGCGCGCAGCGGATCGCGGCCGAATTAGGGTTAGTGCTGGTCATGCCGGATACCAGCCCACGTGGTGATGATGTTCCTAATGATGATGGCTATGATTTAGGCCAGGGAGCGGGGTTCTACCTCAATGCAACGCAAGCTCCCTGGTCTGAACATTTTCATATGTATGATTACATCAGCCAGGAGTTGCCCGCATTGATTGGTCAGCACTTTAGTGTCAGTGCACGTCAATCTATCTGCGGTCACTCCATGGGCGGCCACGGTGCGCTGATGTTAGCACTGCGCAATCCACAGCAATATCAATCCGCTTCTGCTTTCGCGCCAATAGTCAATCCGTGTCAGGTTCCGTGGGGCCGCAAAGCCTTTAGTACTTATCTGGGTGCTGATGAAAGTCAATGGTTACAATATGATAGCTGCCATTTACTGACACATGCAAAAAACCAGTTGCCTATGTTGGTGGATCAGGGAGATGGTGATCAATTCCTTGCCGATCAGTTACAACCGGCAAAATTAGCCGAATTAGCACGCCAGCGTGACTGGCCTCTGACTCTGCGTATTCAGCCGGGTTATGATCATAGCTATTTCACCATAGCGACATTTATTGAAGATCATCTGCGTTTCCATGCGGAATACTTACATCGCTAA
- a CDS encoding S-(hydroxymethyl)glutathione dehydrogenase/class III alcohol dehydrogenase, whose amino-acid sequence MEMIKTRAAVAWGPNQPLSVEEVDLMPPQKGEVLVRIVASGVCHTDAYTLSGKDPEGVFPAILGHEGGGIVEAIGEGVTSVAVGDHVIPLYTPECGECKFCRSGKTNLCQAIRSTQGKGLMPDGTTRFSKNGQPIFHYMGTSTFSELTVVPEISLAKINKEAPLEEVCLLGCGVTTGMGAVINTAKVKPGDTVAIFGLGGIGLSAVIGAQMAGASRIIGIDLNTSKFELARKLGATDLINPKDYDKPIQDVIVELTDGGVDFSFECIGNVNIMRSALECCHKGWGESVIIGVAGAGEEISTRPFQLVTGRVWRGSAFGGVKGRSELPGIVQQYLDGKFALNDFITHTMGLDQINEAFDLMHEGKSIRTVIHFDQSSQNHSLQNK is encoded by the coding sequence ATGGAGATGATTAAAACCCGCGCCGCCGTCGCATGGGGGCCAAACCAGCCGCTATCCGTTGAAGAAGTCGATTTAATGCCACCACAAAAAGGCGAAGTCCTGGTGCGGATCGTCGCCAGTGGGGTTTGCCACACTGACGCCTATACCTTATCGGGCAAAGATCCTGAAGGTGTATTCCCAGCGATTCTGGGTCACGAAGGTGGTGGTATTGTAGAAGCAATTGGCGAAGGCGTGACCAGTGTTGCGGTGGGTGATCATGTGATCCCGCTGTACACACCTGAATGTGGTGAATGTAAATTCTGTCGCTCTGGTAAGACCAACCTATGCCAGGCAATCCGCAGCACACAAGGCAAAGGGCTAATGCCTGATGGCACCACACGTTTTTCTAAGAATGGCCAGCCAATTTTCCATTACATGGGCACCTCAACTTTCTCCGAACTGACAGTGGTACCAGAAATATCACTAGCAAAAATCAATAAAGAAGCGCCATTAGAAGAAGTTTGCTTGCTCGGTTGTGGCGTCACCACTGGCATGGGGGCAGTTATCAATACTGCCAAAGTAAAACCGGGTGACACTGTAGCTATCTTCGGGCTGGGTGGTATTGGCTTGTCTGCGGTCATTGGCGCACAGATGGCCGGTGCCAGTCGCATTATCGGTATCGATCTCAATACCAGTAAATTCGAGCTGGCCCGCAAACTGGGTGCGACGGACCTGATTAACCCGAAAGATTATGATAAACCTATTCAGGATGTGATTGTCGAGTTGACCGATGGCGGCGTAGATTTCTCATTCGAATGTATTGGTAACGTCAATATCATGCGTTCAGCTTTAGAGTGCTGCCATAAAGGTTGGGGCGAATCAGTGATTATTGGTGTCGCCGGTGCCGGTGAAGAGATCTCAACCCGTCCATTCCAATTGGTGACAGGCCGCGTCTGGCGTGGTTCTGCCTTTGGTGGGGTAAAAGGCCGTTCAGAATTACCGGGCATTGTGCAGCAATATCTTGATGGGAAGTTCGCCCTGAATGACTTCATCACCCATACCATGGGATTGGACCAAATCAATGAAGCCTTTGATTTGATGCATGAAGGCAAATCCATCCGTACCGTGATTCATTTTGATCAATCTTCGCAAAACCATTCTTTACAAAACAAGTAA
- the darB gene encoding darobactin export ABC transporter permease subunit, translated as MLTSEFFNDLKLSPVSSLLAILITAIGLISLFFVLLLYLTDSRIEKHNSNYKDIYRIETSFNLPNGDEVKSAQVPFPLISVLRNDKDIKKIDYIARIFTNLHVNDKTYSNIDIYAISTDFFNTLNPYQQKNLYLAQNEIIITPEFNRQYLHLDNPQGHVITLGDKGQFLIKDVVEFNPSSRFKTTAVIAFAPEILDGYHDKRHDWYDTHAYAFITMKSGISPTSEQLNSHVIQHAPQLPGAPFSPEEFIQLSARNIADIHYDNALPDEISTVVSSSYLNILYASGVFVFFATTMNFFNINNVINTKKRNSFYIKKAVGASRYQLITEAFFIATFQTAFVLLVALFILMSLVQFSDSARELIFTHGSYDFSTALSITTALTYAAILLAHYLFLLTLTLPNNTYSHSIAVQSSQSHYMTRIMFCMQIIIAGIIIYLWAGIMTQMHFMKDYNFGYKKENVITFILSDELKSKTAINNLQNELRNAAGVNSISLSNWRPFDMSRQNTSVFHSNQQEKDKLATVNILKVNEHFINTWGVNILAGDKSPLLPSDNSNIYHAIATKSFMTLMGQQSYDHILNTVFYINENNSQQSVRVLNVIDDFYLADREETAPPLLIFIQNNSQRYGAVKLEKIQDIGKIEKILKRYHVNTEHIKSVSNLHQEYFSNNILMYNTINTVTLFTVILVLISTIIISTSESKRLEKTLAIMESIGGSIYTHIIFFIQQNIIPIVIAVIISLPLGFMLLHNWLAQYSVIKGLSYVYATGSFITFILCVIIVMTTTLIFNSNTLNSQKKK; from the coding sequence ATGCTAACAAGTGAATTTTTTAATGATCTGAAGCTAAGCCCAGTATCAAGCCTGTTAGCAATACTAATAACGGCTATAGGATTGATCTCACTATTTTTTGTATTGCTTCTTTATTTAACAGACTCTCGTATTGAGAAACATAATAGTAACTATAAAGATATATATCGGATAGAAACATCATTTAATCTACCTAACGGCGATGAAGTGAAGTCAGCACAAGTTCCATTCCCACTTATTTCCGTATTAAGAAATGATAAAGATATCAAGAAGATTGATTACATCGCACGTATTTTTACCAACCTACATGTCAATGATAAGACGTATTCAAATATTGATATCTATGCAATTAGCACCGATTTTTTTAACACATTAAATCCCTATCAACAAAAAAACCTCTATCTGGCACAGAATGAAATTATCATTACCCCTGAGTTTAACCGACAATATCTTCATCTGGATAACCCTCAAGGGCATGTCATAACGTTAGGTGATAAAGGCCAATTTCTTATTAAAGATGTTGTTGAATTTAATCCATCCAGCCGTTTTAAAACGACTGCAGTTATCGCATTCGCTCCTGAAATATTAGATGGCTACCATGATAAAAGACATGATTGGTATGATACCCATGCCTACGCTTTTATCACGATGAAATCTGGGATCAGCCCCACCTCCGAGCAACTAAATTCTCACGTTATTCAGCACGCACCACAGCTTCCAGGAGCCCCTTTTAGTCCAGAAGAATTCATTCAGCTTTCAGCACGTAATATTGCTGATATCCATTATGACAATGCATTACCTGATGAAATTAGCACTGTAGTTTCAAGCTCATACTTAAATATTTTATACGCCTCAGGTGTATTTGTTTTTTTTGCTACGACAATGAATTTCTTCAATATTAACAATGTGATAAATACAAAGAAGAGAAACAGTTTCTATATAAAAAAAGCCGTTGGCGCGTCCCGTTACCAGCTAATCACAGAAGCATTTTTTATTGCTACATTCCAAACTGCATTTGTACTGTTAGTTGCTCTTTTTATTTTGATGTCACTCGTGCAATTTTCCGACAGTGCCAGAGAGCTTATCTTTACTCATGGCAGTTATGACTTCTCAACCGCGTTATCTATTACTACGGCGCTAACTTACGCAGCTATTTTACTCGCCCACTACCTCTTTTTACTGACGCTTACTTTGCCTAATAATACCTATAGCCACAGCATTGCTGTACAATCATCTCAGTCACACTATATGACTCGTATTATGTTCTGCATGCAGATCATTATTGCAGGTATCATCATATACCTGTGGGCGGGTATAATGACACAGATGCATTTTATGAAAGATTACAATTTTGGTTATAAAAAAGAAAATGTAATAACATTTATACTAAGTGACGAATTAAAATCAAAAACCGCAATAAACAATTTACAAAATGAATTAAGGAATGCAGCTGGAGTTAATAGTATCTCGCTGAGTAACTGGCGGCCATTTGACATGTCTCGGCAGAATACTTCTGTATTCCATAGTAATCAGCAAGAAAAAGACAAACTAGCCACAGTTAACATCCTAAAGGTAAATGAGCATTTTATTAATACTTGGGGAGTAAATATTCTAGCGGGGGACAAAAGCCCATTATTACCCAGTGATAATAGCAACATTTACCATGCAATTGCCACGAAATCGTTTATGACATTAATGGGACAACAGTCCTATGACCATATACTGAATACCGTTTTTTATATTAATGAAAATAACTCGCAACAATCAGTTAGGGTACTGAATGTGATCGATGACTTTTATCTGGCAGATAGAGAGGAGACAGCGCCCCCCTTACTTATTTTCATTCAAAACAATTCCCAACGCTATGGCGCTGTCAAACTTGAAAAAATTCAAGACATCGGGAAAATAGAGAAAATATTAAAACGCTATCACGTTAATACTGAGCATATAAAATCAGTCAGCAACTTACACCAAGAATATTTCAGTAATAATATACTTATGTATAATACGATCAACACGGTAACATTATTTACAGTCATATTAGTACTAATAAGCACAATAATAATCAGCACCTCAGAGAGCAAACGGCTCGAAAAAACACTAGCAATAATGGAGTCTATTGGCGGATCAATTTATACACATATTATTTTCTTTATACAGCAGAACATTATACCTATCGTCATAGCAGTAATAATATCACTCCCTCTCGGTTTTATGTTATTGCATAATTGGCTGGCACAATATAGTGTAATTAAAGGGTTATCTTATGTTTATGCGACAGGTTCATTTATTACTTTTATTTTATGCGTAATTATCGTTATGACTACTACACTTATTTTCAATAGTAACACACTAAATAGTCAGAAGAAGAAATAA
- the darA gene encoding darobactin family peptide antibiotic, with translation MFTSNQSNERINNAHLMALKTKLESLEQSFKNNLFSINDHEIENLKRSNADNQITAWNWSKSFTQQ, from the coding sequence ATGTTTACGTCGAATCAATCAAATGAAAGAATAAATAATGCTCATTTAATGGCATTAAAGACTAAGTTAGAGTCGTTAGAACAATCATTTAAAAATAATTTATTTTCTATAAATGACCATGAAATAGAAAATTTAAAACGCAGCAACGCCGACAACCAAATAACCGCCTGGAATTGGTCAAAAAGTTTCACACAACAATAA